One Pseudomonas sp. MH9.2 DNA segment encodes these proteins:
- the ddpC gene encoding D,D-dipeptide ABC transporter permease: protein MSIPVNPLTVAPLAHPPRWRERFAYLAYQIRRSPLTMAGLAISLVVLLCMAFAPWLAPHDPNALDLVHRLAPPSAAHWFGTDEVGRDLFSRVLYGSQQSVGVGLFVAFSSCLIGGLLGCMSGVIGGRFDSLTMRLMDIMLSVPSLVLIMALAAALGPSLFNAMLAITLVRIPFYVRLARGQALSIRQMGYVKAAQTFGAGRWHIVLWHVARNAMPPLLVQLSLDIGSAILMASALGFIGLGAQQPTAEWGAMVATGRNYILDQWWYSTFPGLAILVTATGFNLLGDGVRDLLDPRQQGK, encoded by the coding sequence ATGTCTATTCCCGTTAACCCGCTGACCGTCGCGCCGCTTGCCCACCCCCCGCGCTGGAGGGAAAGGTTCGCCTACCTGGCCTACCAGATTCGTCGCAGCCCGCTGACCATGGCGGGCCTGGCGATCTCCCTGGTCGTCCTGCTGTGCATGGCGTTCGCGCCGTGGCTGGCGCCCCATGACCCCAACGCACTGGACCTGGTGCATCGCCTGGCACCGCCTTCCGCCGCGCACTGGTTCGGCACCGATGAAGTCGGCCGTGACCTGTTCAGTCGAGTGTTATACGGCAGTCAGCAATCGGTCGGTGTCGGCCTGTTCGTGGCCTTTTCCTCGTGTCTGATCGGCGGGTTGCTGGGCTGCATGTCCGGGGTCATTGGTGGGCGTTTTGACAGCCTGACCATGCGCCTGATGGACATCATGCTTTCGGTGCCGTCGCTGGTGTTGATCATGGCCCTGGCCGCCGCGTTGGGCCCGAGCCTGTTCAACGCCATGTTGGCGATCACTCTGGTGCGGATTCCGTTCTATGTGCGACTGGCCCGAGGGCAAGCGTTGAGCATCCGTCAGATGGGTTACGTCAAGGCCGCGCAGACCTTCGGTGCCGGGCGCTGGCACATCGTGCTCTGGCACGTGGCGCGCAATGCGATGCCGCCGTTGTTGGTGCAACTGAGCCTGGATATTGGCAGCGCGATCCTCATGGCTTCGGCCCTGGGTTTCATCGGACTCGGCGCGCAACAACCGACGGCGGAGTGGGGGGCAATGGTTGCCACGGGGCGTAACTACATCCTCGACCAATGGTGGTATTCGACGTTCCCCGGCCTGGCGATTTTGGTCACGGCGACCGGATTCAATCTGCTGGGCGACGGCGTACGGGACTTGCTCGATCCGCGTCAACAGGGGAAATGA
- a CDS encoding oligopeptide/dipeptide ABC transporter ATP-binding protein codes for MISTARKRLPSDNAAILGLSDVRVHFPVGSDWLGRPKGMAHALNGIDLDVRAGETLGVVGESGCGKSTLAQLLMGLIKPTSGTLDWIYNDARERSSNVQIVFQDPQSSLDPRLPIWKIITEPLFVQRAVPRREMRDIAAKVAAQVGIRTEYMDRFAHQFSGGQRQRIAIARALSSNPDIIVLDEPTSALDISVQAQILNLLSELQRSRDLTYILISHNVSVVRHMADRVAVMYLGQIVELGSAAEVLDHPRHPYTQLLLDAVPRLGAPIDNAQVAAPTELPGNRNLPTGCFFRDRCPRATAGCDKPQALVATKGEARDRLVRCHLESVML; via the coding sequence ATGATCAGCACTGCACGTAAACGACTGCCCAGCGACAATGCGGCGATTCTCGGCCTGAGCGATGTGCGGGTGCATTTCCCGGTGGGCAGCGATTGGCTGGGGCGTCCCAAGGGCATGGCTCATGCCTTGAACGGTATTGATCTGGACGTTCGTGCTGGTGAAACTCTCGGCGTGGTCGGTGAGTCCGGTTGTGGCAAAAGTACGTTGGCGCAACTGTTGATGGGGCTGATCAAACCCACCAGCGGGACGCTGGACTGGATCTATAACGACGCCCGCGAGCGCAGCAGTAATGTGCAGATCGTATTCCAGGACCCGCAGTCGTCTCTCGATCCGCGTCTGCCGATCTGGAAAATCATCACCGAGCCGCTGTTCGTCCAGCGCGCCGTCCCGCGTCGAGAGATGCGCGATATCGCAGCCAAAGTTGCAGCTCAAGTGGGCATTCGCACCGAGTACATGGACCGCTTTGCCCACCAATTTTCCGGTGGGCAGCGGCAACGCATTGCCATCGCCCGAGCACTGTCGTCCAACCCGGACATCATCGTCCTCGACGAGCCGACCTCGGCACTGGACATTTCGGTGCAAGCGCAGATCCTCAACTTGCTGAGTGAACTGCAACGCAGTCGCGACCTGACCTACATCCTGATCTCGCACAACGTTTCCGTCGTCCGGCACATGGCCGACCGTGTGGCCGTGATGTACCTGGGGCAGATAGTCGAACTGGGCAGCGCCGCCGAAGTGCTTGATCACCCGAGGCACCCTTACACGCAATTGTTGCTGGACGCGGTGCCACGTCTTGGCGCGCCGATTGATAATGCCCAGGTCGCCGCCCCCACTGAACTGCCCGGCAACCGCAACCTGCCCACCGGCTGTTTCTTCCGCGACCGCTGCCCGCGTGCCACTGCTGGCTGTGACAAACCGCAGGCGTTGGTGGCGACGAAGGGTGAGGCAAGGGACCGCCTGGTGCGCTGTCACTTGGAGTCTGTGATGTTGTGA
- a CDS encoding ABC transporter permease has product MAFLNMLRKRLFGLLLVVVGVSLITFAISHLIPGDPARLIAGDRASDAIVANIRHQLGLDLPLYQQYGRYMLDLLQGDLGTSIRTSRPVLEDLQAYFPATLELALAALTLSILIGVPLGVLSAVYHNRAIDQIARTLAVTGISTPAFWLGLGLIVLFYGHLGWLPGSGRLDEGLEPPPTFTGFYLIDSLLAGDGALFSNALQHLILPAVTLGFVNLGVVARQIRSAMLDQLGEDYIRTARAYGLSRWAVILRHALPNALIPSVTVLGLTLGDLLYGAVLTETVFAWPGMGAYVVKSIQSLDFPAVMGFAIWVSFIYVLLNMAIDLLYRVIDPRIGEVN; this is encoded by the coding sequence ATGGCCTTCCTGAATATGTTGCGCAAACGCCTGTTCGGCCTGTTGCTGGTCGTTGTGGGCGTTTCGTTGATCACCTTTGCGATTTCCCATCTGATCCCCGGCGATCCGGCCCGACTGATTGCTGGCGACCGTGCCAGCGATGCCATCGTCGCCAACATCCGTCATCAATTGGGGCTGGACCTGCCGCTGTATCAGCAATATGGCCGCTACATGCTTGACCTGTTGCAGGGCGACCTCGGCACTTCGATCCGCACCAGTCGACCGGTGCTCGAAGATTTGCAGGCGTATTTTCCGGCGACTCTGGAGCTGGCGTTGGCGGCCCTGACCCTGTCGATACTGATCGGAGTGCCATTGGGCGTGTTGTCTGCGGTATACCACAACCGGGCCATTGATCAGATTGCACGGACCCTGGCCGTCACCGGTATTTCAACGCCCGCGTTCTGGCTTGGACTGGGCTTGATCGTGCTGTTTTACGGACATTTGGGCTGGCTGCCCGGCAGCGGTCGTCTCGATGAAGGGCTTGAGCCGCCACCGACCTTTACCGGTTTCTACTTGATCGATTCACTGCTGGCAGGCGATGGAGCGCTGTTCTCCAATGCTCTGCAGCATTTGATCCTGCCAGCTGTAACCCTGGGGTTTGTCAACCTGGGGGTGGTGGCGCGGCAGATACGCTCGGCGATGCTCGACCAGCTTGGTGAGGACTACATCCGCACTGCGCGCGCCTACGGCTTGTCGCGTTGGGCGGTAATTCTGCGCCATGCGCTGCCGAATGCGTTGATCCCGTCGGTGACGGTATTGGGTCTGACGCTGGGCGACCTGCTCTATGGTGCGGTGCTCACCGAAACGGTCTTCGCCTGGCCAGGCATGGGCGCTTATGTGGTCAAGTCGATTCAGTCCCTGGATTTTCCGGCAGTGATGGGCTTCGCGATTTGGGTGTCCTTCATTTATGTACTGCTCAACATGGCCATCGATCTGCTCTACCGCGTGATCGACCCCCGCATTGGCGAGGTCAACTGA
- a CDS encoding ABC transporter ATP-binding protein, with product MQTSPEVSAHVPNANTPVLTIDNLSVEFPAYRSTVKALNGVSLHVNPGEIVGVIGESGSGKSVTAMLSLRLLPERSYHVSGGSLHILGRDMLAAKEKDLLKVRGRDVAMIFQEPMTALNPTRRIGRQMLDVIIHHQHLSKADARAKAIALLRDMHIADPEQVLESYPFELSGGMRQRVMIALAFSCDPQLLIADEPTTALDVTVQRQVLLLLREKARERGTAILLITHDMALVSQFCDRVYVMYTGAVVEQGATGEVMVDPRHPYTRGLLSGLPEQVQPGEDLMTIPGQVPNLAALPAGCTFRDRCQYAMPVCSKRPPLQAIDAEGLRKSACWLTVQEQTS from the coding sequence ATGCAGACCTCTCCAGAAGTGAGCGCACACGTGCCGAACGCGAATACTCCGGTCCTGACCATCGACAATCTGAGCGTGGAGTTTCCCGCTTACCGCAGTACGGTCAAGGCCCTCAACGGCGTTTCGCTGCACGTCAATCCTGGCGAAATCGTCGGAGTGATCGGCGAGTCCGGTTCAGGTAAATCCGTCACCGCCATGCTCAGTCTGCGCCTGTTGCCCGAACGCAGTTACCACGTCAGTGGCGGCAGCCTGCACATTCTGGGTCGCGACATGCTCGCGGCCAAAGAAAAAGACCTGCTTAAAGTCCGTGGCCGTGACGTCGCGATGATTTTCCAGGAGCCGATGACTGCGCTTAACCCGACCCGCCGTATCGGTCGACAGATGCTTGATGTGATCATTCATCACCAGCACTTGAGCAAGGCCGATGCACGGGCCAAGGCCATTGCTCTATTGCGTGACATGCACATTGCCGACCCTGAGCAGGTGTTGGAAAGCTACCCCTTCGAGCTGTCGGGCGGCATGCGTCAGCGGGTGATGATCGCGTTGGCTTTTTCCTGCGATCCACAGCTGCTGATTGCCGACGAACCGACCACTGCGCTGGACGTCACTGTGCAGCGTCAGGTGCTGCTGCTGTTGCGGGAAAAAGCCCGAGAGCGTGGCACTGCAATCCTGTTGATCACCCATGATATGGCGCTGGTGTCGCAGTTCTGCGATCGGGTCTACGTGATGTACACCGGCGCCGTGGTGGAGCAGGGGGCGACTGGCGAGGTCATGGTCGATCCGCGCCATCCCTATACTCGCGGTTTGCTCAGCGGCCTGCCGGAGCAAGTGCAGCCGGGTGAAGACCTGATGACTATTCCTGGCCAGGTTCCGAATCTTGCCGCGTTGCCCGCAGGTTGTACGTTCCGCGACCGCTGTCAGTACGCGATGCCGGTCTGCAGCAAACGCCCGCCCTTGCAAGCCATTGACGCCGAAGGTCTGCGCAAGAGCGCTTGCTGGCTGACTGTACAGGAGCAAACATCATGA
- the phnC gene encoding phosphonate ABC transporter ATP-binding protein, with product MNTAIHVDRLNKTFARKAALIDLALSIQPGEMVALIGASGSGKSTLLRHMAGLARCDRTNGGRVQVLGREVQASGRLNGNVRQLRADIGYIFQQFNLVNRLSVLDNVLLGCLGRMPGWRGNLGLFNTQEKQWAMESLDRVGLADLATQRASTLSGGQQQRVAIARALTQRADVILADEPIASLDPESARKVMEILADINRRDGKTVVVTLHQVDYAVRYCQRAVALKAGRIHFDGAAEALSTQLLNDLYGADLDSSLLFSDKTRSAERPLKLALAQA from the coding sequence ATGAACACAGCTATCCATGTCGACCGTCTGAACAAGACTTTTGCTCGCAAGGCTGCTTTGATTGATCTTGCGTTGTCTATACAACCCGGTGAAATGGTCGCGCTGATCGGCGCTTCAGGTTCGGGAAAATCCACGCTGTTGCGCCATATGGCGGGGCTCGCGCGTTGTGATCGCACCAACGGCGGCCGGGTGCAGGTGCTGGGCCGCGAAGTGCAGGCCTCAGGCCGCCTCAATGGCAACGTCCGCCAGCTGCGGGCCGATATCGGCTACATCTTCCAACAGTTCAATCTGGTCAATCGCCTCAGTGTGCTGGACAACGTGTTACTCGGTTGTCTGGGGCGCATGCCCGGCTGGCGCGGCAATCTGGGCCTGTTCAATACTCAGGAAAAACAGTGGGCGATGGAGTCCCTGGACCGCGTGGGTCTGGCCGATCTCGCCACTCAGCGCGCCTCGACCCTTTCAGGCGGTCAACAACAGCGCGTGGCGATTGCTCGTGCGTTGACCCAGCGGGCCGACGTTATTCTGGCCGATGAACCTATTGCGTCACTGGACCCTGAGTCCGCACGCAAGGTCATGGAAATCCTCGCCGATATCAATCGCCGTGACGGCAAGACCGTTGTCGTCACCCTGCATCAAGTGGATTACGCCGTGCGTTATTGCCAACGCGCCGTGGCCCTTAAAGCCGGGCGCATTCATTTTGATGGCGCCGCTGAAGCACTCAGCACTCAACTTCTCAACGACCTGTACGGTGCGGATCTGGATAGCAGTCTTCTGTTCTCCGACAAAACGCGTAGCGCCGAAAGACCGTTAAAACTGGCGCTTGCGCAGGCCTGA
- a CDS encoding methyl-accepting chemotaxis protein, with product MLNSDEQANRTSSVAAAINELGAAAQEIAQNASLASQHSSAASHLASDGQKVVQQTIQAMNLLSEKISSSCVNIESLNSKTVNIGQILEVITSISQQTNLLALNAAIEAARAGEAGRGFAVVADEVRNLAHRTQDSAQQVQKMIEELQVGAREAVVTMTESQRQSETSVTIANQAGDRLSSVTGRIGEIDGMNQSVATATEEQTAVVESINVDITQINTLNQDGVGNLKSTLEACADLEHQAATLQHLVGTFRI from the coding sequence ATGCTCAACTCCGACGAGCAAGCCAACCGGACCAGCAGTGTTGCTGCGGCTATCAACGAACTGGGTGCGGCGGCCCAGGAAATCGCGCAAAACGCATCCTTGGCCTCGCAGCATTCCAGCGCTGCCAGCCACCTTGCCAGCGATGGTCAGAAGGTCGTGCAGCAGACTATCCAGGCGATGAATCTATTGTCGGAAAAAATCAGCTCGTCTTGCGTCAACATTGAGAGCCTCAACAGCAAGACCGTCAACATTGGCCAGATTCTTGAGGTGATCACCAGCATTTCGCAGCAGACCAATTTGCTCGCGCTCAATGCCGCCATTGAAGCGGCAAGGGCGGGCGAGGCAGGCCGAGGCTTCGCCGTGGTGGCCGATGAAGTGCGCAACCTTGCGCATCGCACCCAGGATTCGGCTCAGCAAGTGCAGAAAATGATCGAAGAGTTGCAGGTTGGCGCACGGGAAGCGGTAGTGACCATGACCGAAAGCCAGCGCCAGAGCGAAACCAGCGTCACCATCGCCAATCAGGCCGGAGATCGACTGAGTAGCGTGACTGGCCGCATAGGCGAAATCGACGGTATGAACCAGTCGGTTGCTACCGCGACCGAGGAGCAAACGGCCGTCGTCGAGTCGATCAATGTTGATATCACTCAAATCAACACCTTGAATCAGGATGGTGTAGGCAACCTGAAATCGACCCTTGAAGCCTGTGCCGACCTGGAGCACCAAGCCGCTACGTTGCAGCATCTGGTGGGGACGTTCCGCATCTGA
- the ddpX gene encoding D-alanyl-D-alanine dipeptidase, translating into MNSSLLVEVDAHALQVEIDLIYAGADNLAGTPIYQDPRCLLHRDAERCLRMASRLARQAGLSLRILDAYRPPYAQLLLWQALPNPEYVRDPTLGSHHSRGVAVDLTLIDADGQPLDMGTGFDDMREQSHQFFADLPTAVQRNRLLLLGIMLSAGFQPIASEWWHYELPDAESYPLIDDGSIRPANH; encoded by the coding sequence GTGAACAGCAGCCTACTTGTCGAAGTCGATGCCCACGCGCTGCAGGTCGAAATCGATCTGATCTACGCTGGCGCCGATAACCTGGCTGGCACGCCGATTTATCAAGATCCACGCTGCTTGTTGCACCGCGACGCCGAACGCTGCCTGCGCATGGCCAGCCGTCTGGCGCGCCAGGCAGGGTTGAGCCTGCGCATCCTCGATGCCTACCGCCCGCCGTATGCCCAACTGTTGTTGTGGCAGGCGCTGCCTAACCCGGAATACGTGCGTGATCCAACACTCGGTTCGCACCATAGCCGTGGCGTGGCTGTCGATTTAACGTTGATCGACGCCGACGGCCAGCCGCTGGACATGGGCACCGGTTTCGATGACATGCGTGAGCAGTCTCACCAGTTTTTCGCCGACCTGCCTACCGCCGTGCAGCGCAACCGTTTGTTGCTGCTGGGGATCATGCTGAGCGCCGGGTTCCAGCCGATTGCCAGCGAATGGTGGCATTACGAATTGCCCGACGCCGAGAGCTATCCGTTGATTGACGACGGTTCGATCCGTCCGGCCAACCACTGA
- a CDS encoding ABC transporter substrate-binding protein, translating into MNLIFTPRKLAMALLCSALGLGAWQSASAAVPQDTLMIGKPADPQTLDPAVTIDNNDWTVTYPAYQKLVAYKVENGKGSTEVQGDLAASWTTSADSLIWEFKIKTGNLFDDGAEVDANAVKFSFDRLMKLKQGPSGAFPDDMVVAVVDPMTVRFTLKAPYAPFLYTLAHNGGAIINPDVAKKTDDVNAYLSTHTAGSGAFRLTSWQKGQSLTMEQNTYFSGPKPTLKKVVIKIIGEASVRRLQLERGDLDIIEDMPEDQLDALGKKAGVVVRDYPSLRVTYLYLNNKKAPMSNPDARRAIVDALDYDGIINGILKGKAKPMNGPIPQGMWAYDPALPPMKQDVAKAKADLAKVPEKISSLNFMYSDKDPNWEPIGLTLQAGLAPLGVNLKLEKLANATLRERLGTGDFDIAIGSWSPDFADPYMFMNFWFDSKLQGLAGNRSFYDNPVVDKLIREAASNNDTAKRTELYQQAQKIVLNDSVYAYLYQKSYTLPMRDAVKGYVFNPMLEQVFNIDTITK; encoded by the coding sequence ATGAATCTAATCTTCACCCCGCGCAAATTGGCCATGGCCTTGCTGTGTTCGGCTCTGGGTCTCGGTGCCTGGCAGTCGGCCAGCGCCGCCGTGCCGCAAGACACGCTGATGATCGGCAAACCCGCCGACCCGCAGACCCTCGACCCGGCCGTGACCATTGATAACAACGACTGGACCGTGACCTATCCGGCGTACCAGAAACTGGTGGCCTACAAGGTCGAGAACGGCAAGGGCAGCACCGAGGTGCAAGGTGATCTGGCCGCCAGCTGGACCACATCAGCCGACAGCTTGATCTGGGAATTCAAGATCAAAACCGGAAACCTGTTTGATGATGGCGCCGAAGTGGACGCCAACGCGGTAAAGTTTTCTTTCGACCGGTTGATGAAACTCAAGCAAGGCCCGTCCGGTGCGTTCCCCGACGACATGGTGGTGGCGGTGGTCGACCCGATGACCGTGCGCTTTACCCTGAAAGCACCGTATGCGCCGTTCCTCTATACCCTTGCGCATAACGGCGGGGCGATCATCAACCCGGATGTCGCCAAGAAGACCGACGACGTCAACGCATACCTGTCGACCCATACCGCGGGTTCTGGTGCCTTCCGACTGACCTCATGGCAGAAAGGCCAGTCCTTGACCATGGAGCAGAACACCTACTTTTCTGGCCCCAAGCCAACGCTGAAAAAAGTCGTGATCAAAATCATTGGTGAGGCGTCGGTACGCCGATTGCAACTGGAGCGTGGTGACCTCGACATCATTGAAGACATGCCCGAAGACCAGCTTGATGCGCTGGGCAAAAAAGCCGGCGTAGTGGTTCGCGACTATCCGTCGCTGCGGGTCACGTACCTGTACCTTAACAACAAAAAAGCACCGATGAGCAACCCGGATGCACGCCGGGCTATCGTCGATGCGCTGGATTATGACGGCATCATTAACGGCATTCTCAAGGGCAAAGCCAAACCCATGAACGGGCCGATCCCACAGGGCATGTGGGCGTACGATCCGGCGTTGCCGCCGATGAAGCAGGACGTAGCCAAGGCCAAGGCCGACCTGGCGAAAGTCCCGGAGAAAATCAGCAGCCTAAACTTCATGTATTCGGACAAGGACCCTAACTGGGAGCCTATCGGTTTGACCTTGCAGGCTGGCCTGGCACCGCTGGGGGTCAATCTCAAGTTGGAGAAGCTGGCCAACGCGACCCTGCGTGAGCGCCTGGGCACGGGTGATTTCGATATTGCCATCGGCTCCTGGAGCCCGGACTTCGCTGATCCCTACATGTTCATGAACTTTTGGTTCGACTCCAAGCTGCAAGGCCTGGCGGGCAATCGCTCGTTCTATGACAACCCGGTCGTCGATAAACTGATCCGAGAGGCCGCGTCGAACAACGACACCGCCAAGCGCACCGAGTTGTATCAGCAAGCGCAGAAAATTGTCCTTAACGACAGTGTCTACGCCTACCTGTACCAGAAGAGCTACACGCTGCCGATGCGTGACGCAGTCAAAGGTTACGTGTTCAACCCGATGCTTGAGCAAGTATTCAACATCGACACCATCACCAAGTAA
- a CDS encoding MurR/RpiR family transcriptional regulator, with translation MNSTEKSSFLVTLEQRFTGLTPTGKRIAGYLLANPQKLPFETADSIAQQTGTTGISVGRFLRSLGYRNLDDVKQSLRGDSGNTWLITDRLGAFREEATHGDALDRSLSRELDAIQHVYGLARSEQFAHIVERLYAADAVFIVGIQTTRGILNAFHSHLEYIRPKVYYVDGLSGTYAESLNSSFENPYAIISDFRTYSSVARTFCEVASSNNLPLALVTDFHCPWARDYPMDLLQLKTDVGQFWDSLAPLTCLFNLMVSAVAEKYGDRLDERLAKNRHLQELFGQFE, from the coding sequence ATGAACTCCACTGAAAAAAGCAGTTTTCTGGTGACGCTGGAACAGCGCTTCACTGGCCTGACGCCTACAGGGAAGCGTATCGCCGGTTACCTGTTGGCCAACCCTCAGAAGTTGCCCTTCGAAACAGCGGACAGCATCGCGCAGCAAACCGGAACCACGGGCATTTCGGTCGGACGCTTCTTGCGTTCGCTGGGCTACCGTAATCTGGACGACGTCAAACAAAGCTTGCGCGGTGACTCGGGTAATACCTGGCTGATCACCGACCGGCTTGGCGCCTTCCGTGAAGAAGCCACTCACGGCGATGCGCTGGATCGCTCGTTGAGCCGAGAACTGGACGCTATTCAGCACGTGTACGGCCTGGCCCGGAGCGAACAGTTTGCCCACATCGTCGAGCGTCTGTACGCCGCCGATGCGGTATTCATTGTCGGTATTCAGACCACTCGCGGCATTCTCAACGCGTTTCATAGCCACCTCGAATACATCCGGCCAAAGGTCTACTACGTCGATGGCCTGTCCGGGACTTATGCGGAGTCCCTGAACTCAAGTTTCGAGAATCCCTACGCGATCATTTCCGATTTCCGTACCTATTCCAGCGTGGCCCGCACATTCTGCGAGGTTGCCAGCAGCAACAATCTGCCCTTGGCATTGGTCACCGATTTCCACTGTCCGTGGGCCAGGGATTACCCCATGGACCTGTTGCAACTGAAGACCGACGTGGGTCAGTTTTGGGATTCCCTGGCACCGCTGACATGCCTTTTCAACCTGATGGTGTCGGCCGTGGCGGAAAAATACGGTGACCGTCTGGACGAGCGTCTGGCGAAAAATCGGCACCTGCAAGAGCTTTTTGGCCAGTTTGAATAG
- the phnD gene encoding phosphonate ABC transporter substrate-binding protein, translating to MLNRMGRVFASAALLATCFLSTAQAEEKVINFGLMSTESSTNLRSVWQPFLDDMSKKTGLKVNATFASDYAGLIQGMRFNKVDIAWLGNKGAMEAVDRSNGEIFAQTAAANGAAGYWSLLIVRKDSPINSVEDMLKNAKDLTFGNGDPNSTSGYLVPGYYVFAKNNVNAATAFKRTLNSSHEVNALSVAKGQLDVATFNTESWDRLVVTQPDQAAMLKVIWKSPLIPADPMVWNKGLSDVDKGKIREFFATYGDTDHEKAVLKEMQLGKFLPSSDDQLLPIRQLDLFKQRTEVNASTTLDAKEKAERLKELDAGLAKLQERITKLEKKSTSSASAG from the coding sequence ATGTTGAATCGTATGGGTCGTGTTTTCGCGTCTGCCGCCTTACTGGCCACCTGTTTCCTGAGCACCGCTCAGGCTGAAGAAAAAGTCATCAACTTCGGCCTTATGTCCACCGAGTCTTCGACCAATCTGCGAAGCGTCTGGCAGCCGTTCCTCGACGATATGTCGAAAAAAACCGGTCTTAAAGTCAACGCGACCTTCGCCTCCGACTATGCCGGATTGATTCAGGGTATGCGCTTCAATAAGGTCGATATCGCCTGGTTGGGCAACAAGGGCGCGATGGAAGCCGTGGACCGTTCCAACGGTGAAATCTTTGCCCAGACTGCCGCCGCCAATGGGGCCGCCGGTTACTGGAGCCTGTTGATCGTGCGCAAGGACAGTCCGATCAACTCGGTCGAAGACATGCTCAAAAACGCCAAGGACCTGACCTTCGGCAACGGTGATCCAAACTCCACCTCCGGTTACCTGGTGCCGGGCTACTACGTCTTCGCCAAGAACAATGTGAATGCCGCCACCGCCTTCAAACGTACGCTCAACTCCAGCCATGAAGTGAACGCCTTGAGCGTGGCCAAAGGTCAACTCGACGTTGCCACTTTTAACACTGAAAGCTGGGACCGTCTGGTCGTCACCCAACCGGACCAGGCCGCCATGCTCAAGGTCATCTGGAAGTCGCCATTGATCCCTGCCGATCCGATGGTCTGGAACAAAGGTCTGTCGGATGTCGACAAGGGAAAAATTCGCGAGTTCTTCGCCACCTACGGCGATACCGATCACGAGAAGGCTGTACTCAAAGAGATGCAGTTGGGCAAGTTCCTGCCGTCCTCCGACGATCAATTACTGCCGATCCGCCAGCTTGATCTGTTCAAGCAGCGCACCGAGGTCAATGCCAGCACCACCCTCGACGCCAAAGAAAAAGCCGAGCGACTGAAAGAGCTTGATGCGGGTCTGGCCAAGCTGCAAGAACGAATCACCAAGCTGGAAAAGAAGAGCACCTCCAGCGCCAGCGCCGGTTGA